One genomic window of Dyadobacter fanqingshengii includes the following:
- a CDS encoding DNA adenine methylase, with amino-acid sequence MPEVPHIIKYMGSKRNILDFVTDSILEFSSPNQRVYDVFGGSAVVAGSLRNLRPVCCNDIQQYTSVIAKTYLNNYYWSDFKDNIIEEIVFSAQKYFDCFIKKNPGLEFSYSQAFQLENVIKLEKAQQDLINREFSGKYHLFTKNYSGTYWSFEQCLWIDSIMSVAKQAEFKNSFIYDIILSALMFAMAYTTIGTGHYAQYRDLTAANLEDILFYRKKSLINLFTQKFVSLKETYTDNTNSMFEHQTKNLDYTDLLNGHEDNSIVYADPPYQFVHYSRFYHALETLVRYDYPSVAFKGRYRTDRHQSPFCIRSEVKGAFTKLFQPVLNKNSTLIISYSDNGMISFADLLSLGNEMLGRDYRITDKKLEHTHSTMGRQGDKSRIVNEVLIICQPKSLM; translated from the coding sequence ATGCCAGAAGTACCTCATATTATAAAATACATGGGATCTAAGAGGAATATCTTAGATTTCGTGACTGATTCGATTCTAGAGTTTAGCAGTCCAAATCAAAGGGTTTACGACGTTTTTGGAGGTTCCGCAGTCGTTGCTGGATCTTTGAGAAATTTAAGGCCAGTATGCTGTAACGACATTCAGCAATATACATCCGTTATCGCTAAAACTTATCTAAATAATTATTATTGGTCTGATTTTAAGGATAATATTATCGAAGAAATAGTATTTAGTGCCCAAAAATATTTTGATTGCTTTATAAAGAAGAACCCTGGATTGGAATTTTCGTACTCGCAAGCTTTTCAACTTGAAAATGTAATAAAGTTAGAAAAAGCACAGCAAGATTTGATAAACCGAGAGTTTAGTGGAAAGTACCATTTATTTACTAAGAATTATAGTGGTACTTATTGGTCGTTCGAGCAGTGTCTATGGATTGATTCAATAATGAGTGTTGCAAAACAAGCCGAATTTAAAAACAGTTTTATTTATGACATAATTCTCTCTGCGTTAATGTTTGCCATGGCCTATACAACTATTGGAACAGGACATTATGCTCAGTATAGAGATTTAACAGCTGCAAATTTAGAAGACATCCTTTTTTACCGTAAAAAGTCATTAATCAATCTTTTTACCCAAAAATTTGTAAGTCTAAAAGAAACTTATACTGATAACACAAATTCAATGTTTGAACATCAGACTAAGAACTTGGATTATACGGATTTGCTAAATGGGCATGAAGATAACTCAATAGTATATGCAGATCCACCGTATCAGTTTGTTCACTACAGCCGGTTCTACCATGCATTAGAAACGCTTGTAAGATATGATTATCCGAGTGTTGCTTTTAAAGGTAGGTATCGTACGGATAGACATCAATCACCGTTTTGTATTCGTTCAGAAGTGAAGGGGGCATTTACTAAGCTTTTTCAGCCAGTTTTGAACAAAAATTCAACATTAATTATCAGTTATAGTGATAACGGAATGATCAGTTTTGCTGATTTATTGAGTCTAGGCAATGAAATGTTGGGGCGAGATTATAGAATAACAGATAAAAAATTGGAACATACCCACAGTACCATGGGAAGGCAAGGAGATAAAAGTCGAATTGTTAATGAGGTTCTAATTATTTGTCAGCCTAAATCATTGATGTAG
- a CDS encoding helix-turn-helix domain-containing protein — protein MKNTDSNILALFAENIKKSRKEKGLSQEALADLAGLHRTYIGMVERSEKNITLKNIERIAIALKVSIADLLTFSNDN, from the coding sequence GTGAAAAATACTGATTCCAATATTCTTGCTCTCTTTGCAGAAAATATTAAAAAATCACGGAAGGAGAAAGGTCTTTCTCAGGAGGCTCTAGCCGATCTTGCTGGTTTGCACAGGACTTATATTGGTATGGTGGAGAGATCTGAAAAAAACATAACGCTAAAAAACATAGAAAGAATTGCTATTGCACTTAAAGTAAGCATTGCTGATTTACTAACCTTCTCTAATGATAACTGA
- a CDS encoding BglII/BstYI family type II restriction endonuclease: MITDNIPAEILANYEVYEWRHGSTILRHEFSSEYNDVIEMLSQFKLLKSQIIEKGGRKSNISGSLDQFLYQRGWTEKEFKTQILVDDVAYNTPTHKVDCYKNRIALDIEWNNKTEFFDRDLNNFRLLHERNAISVGIIITRASELQELFNALGKGSSYGASTTHMNKLVPRIDGGSGGGAPIIIFGIKKGLYYNDDSTADEPLEKVVPVSSTSMI; the protein is encoded by the coding sequence ATGATAACTGACAACATTCCCGCCGAAATTTTGGCCAATTATGAAGTTTATGAGTGGAGACATGGATCCACTATACTCCGGCATGAATTTTCGAGCGAATACAACGACGTTATTGAAATGCTTTCTCAATTTAAACTTTTGAAAAGTCAAATTATTGAAAAAGGTGGCAGAAAAAGTAACATATCTGGGTCACTTGATCAATTTTTATATCAGCGTGGCTGGACAGAAAAAGAATTTAAAACACAGATTTTAGTAGACGATGTTGCATACAATACACCCACTCATAAAGTTGATTGTTATAAGAACAGAATTGCCCTGGATATAGAGTGGAATAACAAAACTGAATTTTTTGATAGAGATTTAAATAATTTTAGGTTACTCCATGAGCGCAATGCAATAAGTGTGGGGATTATAATAACAAGAGCCTCTGAGCTACAAGAGCTGTTTAATGCGTTGGGGAAAGGCAGTTCTTATGGAGCATCTACAACGCATATGAATAAACTTGTTCCACGAATTGATGGGGGAAGCGGTGGTGGCGCACCAATAATTATATTCGGCATAAAAAAGGGACTATATTATAATGATGATTCTACCGCAGACGAACCATTGGAAAAGGTCGTTCCAGTATCTTCTACATCAATGATTTAG